Proteins encoded within one genomic window of Rhinoderma darwinii isolate aRhiDar2 chromosome 5, aRhiDar2.hap1, whole genome shotgun sequence:
- the NOL7 gene encoding U3 small nucleolar RNA-associated protein NOL7, giving the protein MTPENELESEEDEAPEEVTFQSAKSSAEESARARREAANREKALLKEKRKRKEELFKEQKKSKLLPDAILQSISSLPDKREESSEQLEDQNKTGNGGHVKKTYAKKLLPRKRLQNNYKVTTLEEYSARDLLQERAKSFIKRKLYGKTKNRTTANDFLSISRKRGSIKKPAAQFTDNSWGEENKQRAAKFNLIWADRQKL; this is encoded by the exons ATGACTCCTGAGAACGAACTCGAAAGTGAGGAAGATGAAGCACCCGAAGAGGTGACGTTCCAGAGCGCCAAGAGCAGTGCGGAGGAAAGTGCTCGGGCAAGACGGGAGGCGGCTAACAG AGAAAAAGCTTTGCTGAAGGAGAAGAGGAAGCGCAAGGAGGAGCTATTTAAAGAACAAAAG AAAAGTAAATTACTCCCGGATGCCATCCTCCAAAGCATCAGCTCTCTTCCAGATAAACG GGAGGAATCAAGTGAACAACTTGAAGACCAGAATAAAACAG GAAATGGTGGACATGTCAAAAAGACATATGCAAAGAAGTTGCTTCCTCGAAAAAG GTTGCAAAATAACTACAAGGTAACTACACTGGAAGAGTACAGTGCAAGAGATTTACTGCAGGAAAGAGCAAAATCTTTCATCAAGCGAAAGCTATATGGGAAAACCAAGAACAGGACAACTG CCAATGACTTTCTCTCCATTTCACGGAAAAGGGGTTCGATTAAAAAGCCAGCAGCACAATTCACTGACAAcagctggg GTGAGGAAAATAAACAGAGAGCTGCAAAGTTCAATCTTATATGGGCGGACAGACAGAAACTTTGA